One part of the Vicia villosa cultivar HV-30 ecotype Madison, WI linkage group LG6, Vvil1.0, whole genome shotgun sequence genome encodes these proteins:
- the LOC131611974 gene encoding patellin-6-like, with translation MAKNHLGLSQFPHSSSMDHSSSSTSIITSSTPFLETPKHPSPKPHKKTIVTTLREAANFTSSSFKEDTYFVSSLKSSEKKALQELKKKLSASKEINKSNASMWGVSLINGHDAASADVILLKFLRARDFRVSDAYTMLVRCLAWRKEFGAENILDEELGFKELEDVVTYTHGYDRKGHPVCYNHYVVFKDKDLYERIFGDGEKLKRFLRWRVQVLERGIKLLDFKPGGVNSLIQVTDLKDMPRKELRTVSNEILTLFQDNYPEMVAHKIFINVPWYFSMLYAIYCPFLTQRTKSKFVISKEGNATETLYKFIRPENIPVQYGGLSRPSDFRNGPPKPASEFTVKGGEKVNIQIEGIESGATIKWEIVVGGWEVQYSAEFVPNAERSYTIAVDKARKVEASEEVIESSFTSKEGGIIVLTVDNSGSRKKKVGAYRYVVPKCNNNNTASDNMQLIVYE, from the exons ATGGCGAAAAACCATCTGGGTCTCTCTCAATTCCCTCATTCTTCATCAATGGACCACTCTTCATCTTCTACATCCATCATCACTAGTTCTACACCCTTCTTAGAAACTCCAAAACATCCTTCACCTAAACCACACAAAAAAACCATAGTAACAACCTTAAGGGAAGCTGCAAACTTCACTTCCTCTTCCTTCAAAGAAGATACCTATTTTGTTTCCAGCCTCAAATCCTCGGAGAAGAAAGCATtacaagagttgaagaagaagctcTCAGCTTCAAAGGAAATCAACAAAAGCAATGCTTCCATGTGGGGTGTTTCCTTGATCAATGGCCATGATGCTGCTTCTGCTGATGTGATTCTCTTGAAGTTTCTTAGAGCTAGAGACTTTAGAGTCAGTGATGCTTACACCATGCTTGTGAGGTGTCTTGCATGGAGAAAAGAGTTTGGTGCTGAGAATATTCTCGATGAGGAACTGGGATTCAAGGAGCTTGAAGATGTTGTGACTTACACTCATGGTTATGATAGAAAAGGACATCCTGTGTGTTACAATCATTATGTTGTGTTTAAGGATAAGGATTTGTATGAGAGGATTTTTGGTGATGGAGAGAAGCTGAAGAGGTTTTTGAGATGGAGGGTTCAGGTTCTTGAGAGaggaatcaagctcttggattttAAGCCTGGTGGTGTTAACTCTTTGATTCAGGTTACTGATCTTAAGGACATGCCTAGGAAAGAACTTAGGACTGTTTCTAATGAGATTCTCACATTGTTTCAAGATAATTATCCTGAAATGGTTGCTCATAAG ATATTCATCAATGTGCCATGGTATTTTAGCATGTTGTATGCAATTTACTGTCCATTTCTGACTCAAAGAACTAAGAGCAAGTTTGTGATATCTAAGGAAGGAAATGCAACAGAAACACTCTACAA ATTCATAAGGCCTGAGAATATTCCTGTACAATATGGAGGATTGAGTCGACCTAGTGATTTTCGAAATGGTCCTCCAAAACCAGCTTCTGAGTTCACTGTTAAAGGTGGAGAGAAAGTGAACATACAAATAGAAGGAATTGAG AGTGGTGCAACAATCAAGTGGGAGATTGTGGTTGGAGGCTGGGAAGTACAATACAGTGCTGAATTTGTGCCAAATGCAGAAAGAAGCTACACTATAGCAGTTGATAAGGCAAGGAAAGTTGAAGCATCAGAGGAAGTAATTGAGAGTTCATTTACATCAAAAGAAGGGGGCATAATAGTACTCACAGTTGATAACTCTGGTTCAAGGAAGAAAAAAGTTGGTGCTTATCGGTATGTTGTCCCCAAATGCAACAACAATAATACAGCTTCTGATAATATGCAATTAATTGTGTATGAGTAA